A single region of the Trichoplusia ni isolate ovarian cell line Hi5 chromosome 24, tn1, whole genome shotgun sequence genome encodes:
- the LOC113505159 gene encoding serologically defined colon cancer antigen 8 homolog: MYYTNYLHSRPSKMNEYGLKRIPDYTELAYKEAVSKLRYFLSGNYAPSVRSYGGSTSVKNLDESDGDADKKFSSYTLAEYRPRPRLTTKYATLYADSLNNYTPPTTHTAAPPPPTTTSGDVTGGTNPDVINFIQKQEEYIEQLERESQYCRDELNNLLGKVKEVISENEHLHEAQKNKLISKMFHSYHGSESDDLDELGDSTGLDSDNKATPLKARKSAKSRSTRLEGPNIVFESRIAELEAQLTQAKIDLKKVQEENNENKRKLASGLVDSTCLDGFKRQIDNLQRDKSSLESQISKLKHSLEQRDDDGRYKRGSDAVEQQLREERNSLETEVRRLKDDLAKERNKIRELAGEGARRAVQERSAAEQRYTAHFDELQHDLAAQYDNVAKLQLDLERQRREENELKREISMKNAAIDELKMELKNKMSSLQADLAQAHAEKASLDEELASARLAIERHQRQAKHESNRLNSEIQSLRQRLDRADADLVHSRRENLRLSEQISNLEKEQTMKNLTPISPQKNNKEKELSTMLESMENKHAKTVAELESMIQSQNSLMEKLTGECRLLTDKLDDANRRHKQELATLQRQVNGLSRSMQSPRNTPSSYQAHPTHTTSPDGNVQHPATDSGRDYPRTESPGHAEDGPIGPVAPVAGLGEDDRYQSEGLTQPAVNENVQEIEDEIVDDAKPKENVQSPVHIGEETKTASELEQETNDAEKPMEVEHSEEFVEQPYQYDQTYEPTAATAEAAYENQYEQNFEQPYNPEQQYENYEQYPQQFTDPNAQYEQQYENYAPDANYQSEQNYDTTQYAQEYQGDQIAAQNDTKIPPEQIEPAQYTQEQVDQNVTDDSITPKDKVPSQS; encoded by the exons atgtattacaCGAATTATTTACACAGCCGCCCGAGCAAGATGAATGAGTATGGCTTGAAGAGGATCCCAGATTATACAGAACTGGCGTATAAGGAGGCGGTGTCGAAGCTACGGTACTTCTTGTCAGGAAATTACGCGCCAAGT GTACGTAGCTACGGAGGTTCAACATCAGTGAAGAATTTAGACGAGTCTGATGGCGACGCTGACAAAAAGTTCTCTAGCTATACCCTGGCAGAGTATAGGCCGAGACCCCGACTCACCACTAAATACGCCACGCTGTACGCGGACAGCCTCAACAACTACACACCGCCTACAACACACACAG CGGCGCCCCCTCCCCCCACTACAACCAGCGGTGACGTCACGGGCGGCACAAACCCTGACGTCATCAACTTTATTCAGAAACAGGAAGAGTACATTGAACAGCTGGAGCGCGAGAGCCAGTACTGCAGG GATGAACTAAACAATCTGCTGGGCAAAGTGAAGGAGGTTATATCGGAGAACGAGCACCTCCACGAGGCTCAGAAGAACAAGCTGATCTCCAAGATGTTCCACTCGTACCATGGCTCGGAGAGCGACGATCTGGATGAGCTGGGAGACAGCACTGGCCTGGATAGTGATAATAAG GCGACGCCTCTCAAAGCTCGCAAGTCAGCAAAGTCCCGTTCTACGAGACTGGAAGGTCCCAACATCGTCTTCGAGTCGCGTATTGCAGAACTAGAAGCTCAGCTCACGCAAGCCAAGATCGATCTTAAGAAAGTGCAG gAGGAAAACAATGAGAACAAGCGTAAGTTGGCCTCCGGGCTTGTTGACTCAACTTGCCTCGATGGCTTCAAGCGCCAGATCGACAATCTTCAGAG GGACAAATCCTCCTTGGAGTCTCAGATATCGAAGCTGAAGCACAGCTTGGAGCAGCGCGATGACGACGGGCGTTACAAGCGCGGCTCGGACGCTGTGGAGCAGCAGCTGCGAGAGGAACGGAACAGCTTGGAGACTGAAGTGCGACGGCTTAAG GATGATCTAGCTAAGGAGCGCAACAAGATCCGCGAGCTGGCGGGCGAGGGCGCGCGGCGCGCCGTGCAGGAGCGCAGCGCGGCCGAGCAGCGCTACACCGCGCACTTCGACGAGCTGCAGCACGACCTCGCCGCGCAGTACGATAACGTAGCTAAACTTCAG TTGGACTTGGAACGTCAACGCCGCGAAGAGAACGAGCTGAAACGAGAGATCTCCATGAAGAATGCAGCCATTGATGAGTTGAAGATGGAACTTAAGAACAAAATGT CATCTCTTCAAGCGGACTTGGCTCAGGCTCACGCGGAGAAGGCGTCGTTGGACGAGGAACTGGCCAGCGCTCGCCTTGCCATCGAGCGTCACCAGCGGCAGGCCAAGCATGAGAGCAACCGTCTTAACTCAGAA ATCCAATCTCTCCGTCAACGCCTGGACCGAGCTGATGCTGATCTGGTCCACTCTCGTCGCGAGAACCTCCGCCTTTCTGAACAAATATCTAACTTGGAGAAAGAG CAAACGATGAAGAATTTAACACCAATATCGCCGCAGAAGAATAACAAAGAGAAGGAACTATCCACCATGCTGGAGTCCATGGAAAACAAGCACG CTAAAACCGTGGCTGAGTTGGAGTCCATGATACAATCACAAAACAGTCTGATGGAGAAACTCACCGGCGAATGTCGTTTGCTCACAGACAAGCTCGACGACGCAAATCGTAGGCACAA GCAAGAGCTGGCCACTCTCCAGCGTCAAGTAAACGGCCTGTCACGCTCCATGCAGTCCCCACGCAACACACCTAGCAGTTACCAAG CACATCCCACGCACACGACCTCACCCGACGGAAATGTACAACATCCCGCGACCGACAGCGGACGAGACTATCCCCGAACTGAGTCCCCCGGACACGCCGAAGACGGACCGATCGGACCGGTCGCACCAGTCGCAGGACTCGGAGAAGACGACCGTTACCAAAGTGAAGGACTAACACAACCAGCAGTCAACGAAAACGTACAAGAAATAGAAGACGAAATTGTAGACGATGCTAAACCAAAAGAAAACGTACAATCACCCGTGCATATCGGAGAAGAAACTAAAACTGCATCCGAACTAGAGCAAGAAACAAATGACGCTGAAAAACCCATGGAGGTCGAACATTCTGAAGAATTCGTTGAACAACCTTACCAGTATGATCAAACTTACGAACCAACCGCTGCCACAGCAGAAGCAGCGTACGAAAATCAGTACGAACAAAACTTCGAGCAACCGTACAATCCTGAACAGCAATACGAGAATTACGAGCAGTATCCACAACAATTCACAGACCCAAACGCGCAATACGAACAACAATACGAAAACTATGCACCCGACGCAAACTATCAAAGTGAACAAAACTACGACACTACGCAATACGCGCAAGAATATCAGGGCGATCAAATCGCTGCGCAGAACGATACTAAGATACCACCCGAACAAATTGAACCTGCTCAGTACACTCAAGAACAAGTTGATCAAAACGTAACAGATGATAGTATAACTCCGAAAGATAAAGTACCTAGCCAGAGTTAG
- the LOC113505188 gene encoding uncharacterized protein LOC113505188 isoform X2 — translation MRNFEILILIICAVTITYSTKHDKKGIKKKLPKITSENLEEEAKIDIASLLKDSKVNAVRNDGHNDADYISPIREHDPITARTQGKQSSQLIDQINKLINKVDNSAQRKGFDRDNEKNKHVKWYEDEREWDKEKTLRNRYHQFMKSLAVSHRNSVKNRVDDFLDVGVTEGEPGKLFLPKVQHMMKKMDLDHRGVVKERYIDDDSSGLRLRSSDDVIEVITQRFDDTKKLPPVEKNNNAAEVFLPTLASKREEEDVLFSDLMGGNLKVSKRGPQIDKAPTPNEDLNFNLVLRTGSLLNDSPGKTHRFDDRFRRSAFTQAGYTQDPDICKTYNENLMKLWSNLSKLFNVTDTPNERALHNIAIMIQAYLDHQNAKQTTETYKVKVEPPRDRTGEIILKVKKMVDDDEASAKAISRLIIKNMKPFYDDVENSECQKMNEESLTSSVDLLYRTYLENFDCRNEDDGSGLILRKRGGKNIQTLNSKWQTTNDDDRPAVKSILGEDELYKEITKGQVPRQRPGRKFRRIFRRSQTTNNGLFRSTAKNVNGSDKPKRVRLHAKPLAKKLRKSLLKTEMDNKTRCERFAIRKLSVSLRPVIDRFMSLLECELDNTLRSLKHEKVPTTPYNLYATVKESYKTEKPSLRQLKTRKDTSQSLDHVTRKTEIRNRYDMLTDNDNSLYEQTDEYPSSKQISAERITGNDFMSSIVDSFKVSDNDRSDGDNKTNDDAMFNDDRSNNKKAESKVKNRADDDREISFTDLLPETGLISRNQEKALRSAGNESPTENVTEADNPDKTNLRNDDRFNFGNSNQNQGAVNNYEDIKKFLNNARDASLKTPEFAVPFALDTSRGE, via the exons ATGAGGAACTtcgagattttaattttaataatttgtgcTGTAACCATCACCTATTCTACG AAACATGATAAAAAGgggataaaaaagaaactaccaAAAATAACAAGTGAGAATTTAGAGGAAGAAGCAAAAATCGATATAGCCTCCCTTTTAAAGGATTCTAAAGTAAACGCTGTGCGCAATGACGGTCACAATGATGCCGATTACATTTCACCAATACGAGAACACGATCCAATCACAGCCAGAACGCAAGGCAAACAAAGTTCGCAACTCATCGATCAAATAAACAAGCTAATAAACAAAGTAGACAATTCTGCACAAAGAAAAGGCTTTGACAGAGAcaatgagaaaaataaacatgtaaagTGGTACGAAGACGAGCGGGAATGGGATAAAGAGAAAACTTTAAGAAATCGGTACCATCAGTTCATGAAAAGTTTAGCCGTCAGCCACAGAAACTCAGTGAAAAACAGAGTCGACGATTTCTTAGACGTTGGTGTAACCGAGGGTGAACCTGGAAAACTATTCCTTCCTAAAGTACAACATATGATGAAAAAAATGGACTTAGATCACAGGGGTGTGGTCAAAGAACGATATATAGATGACGATTCGTCCGGCTTGAGATTGAGATCATCTGATGACGTAATTGAGGTCATCACCCAAAGATTTGATGACACAAAAAAATTACCACCGGTGGAGAAGAATAATAATGCGGCAGAAGTTTTTTTGCCCACGCTTGCAAGTAAAAGAGAAGAGGAAGACGTTCTTTTCAGTGATCTGATGGGTGGCAATCTGAAGGTCAGTAAGCGTGGCCCGCAGATAGACAAGGCACCAACACCGAATGAAGACTTAAACTTCAATTTGGTTCTTCGAACAGGATCCCTATTAAACGATAGCCCA gGCAAAACCCACCGCTTCGACGATCGCTTCAGAAGATCCGCGTTTACTCAAGCAGGCTACACGCAAGACCCTGACATTTGTAAAACATACAACGAAAACCTCATGAAACTCTGGTCGAACTTGTCTAAACTCTTCAATGTCACAGACACACCCAACGAACGGGCCCTACATAACATAGCCATCATGATACAAGCATACTTAGATCATCAAAACGCTAAACAAACCACAGAAACATACAAAGTCAAAGTGGAACCACCACGAGACAGAACAGGAGAAATAatacttaaagttaaaaaaatggtaGACGACGATGAGGCAAGTGCTAAAGCGATATCAAGACTTATCATAAAGAACATGAAACCATTTTACGATGATGTTGAAAATTCAGAATGCCAAAAGATGAACGAAGAATCTCTCACGTCATCAGTCGATTTGCTATATAGGACTTATTTGGAGAATTTCGACTGTCGCAATGAAGACGATGGCAGCGGTTTGATTCTGAGAAAACGCGGGGGCAAGAATATTCAGACATTGAATAGTAAATGGCAAACAACAAACGATGATGATAGACCAGCCGTTAAATCTATACTCGGCGAAGATGAACTATATAAAGAAATAACTAAAGGGCAAGTGCCTAGACAAAGACCCGGTAGAAAATTTAGAAGAATATTCAGACGAAGCCAGACTACCAATAACGGTCTATTTAGGAGCACTGCTAAGAATGTGAACGGTAGTGATAAACCAAAGCGGGTAAGGTTACATGCCAAGCCCCTCGCTAAAAAACTAAGGAAAAGTTTGCTTAAAACAGAGATGGATAATAAAACTAGATGTGAAAGATTTGCCATCCGTAAATTGTCAGTGTCTTTGCGGCCGGTAATAGATCGTTTTATGTCACTTCTCGAATGTGAACTTGATAATACTTTGAGATCATTAAAGCATGAGAAAGTACCTACAACTCCTTACAATTTATATGCGACTGTAAAAGAATCCTATAAGACCGAGAAGCCTTCATTGCGACAATTGAAAACTCGAAAAGATACAAGTCAAAGCTTAGATCATGTCACAAGAAAAACTGAGATAAGAAATCGGTACGATATGTTAACCGATAACGATAATAGTTTGTACGAACAGACTGATGAATATCCTTCTTCAAAACAAATCAGTGCTGAAAGAATAACGGGAAACGATTTTATGTCATCCATAGTCGACAGCTTCAAAGTATCTGACAATGATAGAAGCGATGgcgataataaaacaaatgatgacGCGATGTTTAATGACGACagatctaataataaaaaagctgaatcaaaagtaaaaaatagaGCAGATGACGATAGAGAAATATCTTTTACAGATTTACTTCCCGAAACTGGGTTAATCTCAAGGAACCAAGAGAAAGCATTGAGATCGGCTGGTAATGAAAGCCCAACAGAAAATGTAACGGAAGCGGACAATCCTGATAAAACAAATTTGCGAAATGACGACAGATTCAACTTTGGTAACTCAAACCAAAATCAAGGTGCAGTCAACAACTATGAAGATATCAAAAAATTTCTAAATAATGCCCGCGATGCGTCGCTCAAGACACCAGAGTTTGCCGTCCCATTCGCTCTCGACACTAGCAGAGG
- the LOC113505188 gene encoding uncharacterized protein LOC113505188 isoform X1, with protein MRNFEILILIICAVTITYSTKHDKKGIKKKLPKITSENLEEEAKIDIASLLKDSKVNAVRNDGHNDADYISPIREHDPITARTQGKQSSQLIDQINKLINKVDNSAQRKGFDRDNEKNKHVKWYEDEREWDKEKTLRNRYHQFMKSLAVSHRNSVKNRVDDFLDVGVTEGEPGKLFLPKVQHMMKKMDLDHRGVVKERYIDDDSSGLRLRSSDDVIEVITQRFDDTKKLPPVEKNNNAAEVFLPTLASKREEEDVLFSDLMGGNLKVSKRGPQIDKAPTPNEDLNFNLVLRTGSLLNDSPGKTHRFDDRFRRSAFTQAGYTQDPDICKTYNENLMKLWSNLSKLFNVTDTPNERALHNIAIMIQAYLDHQNAKQTTETYKVKVEPPRDRTGEIILKVKKMVDDDEASAKAISRLIIKNMKPFYDDVENSECQKMNEESLTSSVDLLYRTYLENFDCRNEDDGSGLILRKRGGKNIQTLNSKWQTTNDDDRPAVKSILGEDELYKEITKGQVPRQRPGRKFRRIFRRSQTTNNGLFRSTAKNVNGSDKPKRVRLHAKPLAKKLRKSLLKTEMDNKTRCERFAIRKLSVSLRPVIDRFMSLLECELDNTLRSLKHEKVPTTPYNLYATVKESYKTEKPSLRQLKTRKDTSQSLDHVTRKTEIRNRYDMLTDNDNSLYEQTDEYPSSKQISAERITGNDFMSSIVDSFKVSDNDRSDGDNKTNDDAMFNDDRSNNKKAESKVKNRADDDREISFTDLLPETGLISRNQEKALRSAGNESPTENVTEADNPDKTNLRNDDRFNFGNSNQNQGAVNNYEDIKKFLNNARDASLKTPEFAVPFALDTSRGYVELTHLVKYPKVIVYRPQFIVKNTMPYDDFLKTVNNFNMTNDEVRLMKIVRHLPDNTVKVLFETTDFEAPLEVRNFRETRRWGLPLSTIKNLSQGSTDTGGLRQIKENDKLNDSNDNKDFDDYVDDQTNSKHDKIEAGKYFFNDKTIGRQLTLKSMIDLPSDSNYHTASESKDRLSIPRTGLLSSFRPGTRTSEIPTGSDIASSFYNIESGSDPTNKLLSKLNSIDTVQANAFINNLLSTFASQPGLHVDSSLNPEYIPSDPKLDAEFYSQLLDPNTYLTQTNSEEKAINTQKFGLDYIKYTADPSWWIKLKTVLLKRIQGIITRMSSLADNIETT; from the exons ATGAGGAACTtcgagattttaattttaataatttgtgcTGTAACCATCACCTATTCTACG AAACATGATAAAAAGgggataaaaaagaaactaccaAAAATAACAAGTGAGAATTTAGAGGAAGAAGCAAAAATCGATATAGCCTCCCTTTTAAAGGATTCTAAAGTAAACGCTGTGCGCAATGACGGTCACAATGATGCCGATTACATTTCACCAATACGAGAACACGATCCAATCACAGCCAGAACGCAAGGCAAACAAAGTTCGCAACTCATCGATCAAATAAACAAGCTAATAAACAAAGTAGACAATTCTGCACAAAGAAAAGGCTTTGACAGAGAcaatgagaaaaataaacatgtaaagTGGTACGAAGACGAGCGGGAATGGGATAAAGAGAAAACTTTAAGAAATCGGTACCATCAGTTCATGAAAAGTTTAGCCGTCAGCCACAGAAACTCAGTGAAAAACAGAGTCGACGATTTCTTAGACGTTGGTGTAACCGAGGGTGAACCTGGAAAACTATTCCTTCCTAAAGTACAACATATGATGAAAAAAATGGACTTAGATCACAGGGGTGTGGTCAAAGAACGATATATAGATGACGATTCGTCCGGCTTGAGATTGAGATCATCTGATGACGTAATTGAGGTCATCACCCAAAGATTTGATGACACAAAAAAATTACCACCGGTGGAGAAGAATAATAATGCGGCAGAAGTTTTTTTGCCCACGCTTGCAAGTAAAAGAGAAGAGGAAGACGTTCTTTTCAGTGATCTGATGGGTGGCAATCTGAAGGTCAGTAAGCGTGGCCCGCAGATAGACAAGGCACCAACACCGAATGAAGACTTAAACTTCAATTTGGTTCTTCGAACAGGATCCCTATTAAACGATAGCCCA gGCAAAACCCACCGCTTCGACGATCGCTTCAGAAGATCCGCGTTTACTCAAGCAGGCTACACGCAAGACCCTGACATTTGTAAAACATACAACGAAAACCTCATGAAACTCTGGTCGAACTTGTCTAAACTCTTCAATGTCACAGACACACCCAACGAACGGGCCCTACATAACATAGCCATCATGATACAAGCATACTTAGATCATCAAAACGCTAAACAAACCACAGAAACATACAAAGTCAAAGTGGAACCACCACGAGACAGAACAGGAGAAATAatacttaaagttaaaaaaatggtaGACGACGATGAGGCAAGTGCTAAAGCGATATCAAGACTTATCATAAAGAACATGAAACCATTTTACGATGATGTTGAAAATTCAGAATGCCAAAAGATGAACGAAGAATCTCTCACGTCATCAGTCGATTTGCTATATAGGACTTATTTGGAGAATTTCGACTGTCGCAATGAAGACGATGGCAGCGGTTTGATTCTGAGAAAACGCGGGGGCAAGAATATTCAGACATTGAATAGTAAATGGCAAACAACAAACGATGATGATAGACCAGCCGTTAAATCTATACTCGGCGAAGATGAACTATATAAAGAAATAACTAAAGGGCAAGTGCCTAGACAAAGACCCGGTAGAAAATTTAGAAGAATATTCAGACGAAGCCAGACTACCAATAACGGTCTATTTAGGAGCACTGCTAAGAATGTGAACGGTAGTGATAAACCAAAGCGGGTAAGGTTACATGCCAAGCCCCTCGCTAAAAAACTAAGGAAAAGTTTGCTTAAAACAGAGATGGATAATAAAACTAGATGTGAAAGATTTGCCATCCGTAAATTGTCAGTGTCTTTGCGGCCGGTAATAGATCGTTTTATGTCACTTCTCGAATGTGAACTTGATAATACTTTGAGATCATTAAAGCATGAGAAAGTACCTACAACTCCTTACAATTTATATGCGACTGTAAAAGAATCCTATAAGACCGAGAAGCCTTCATTGCGACAATTGAAAACTCGAAAAGATACAAGTCAAAGCTTAGATCATGTCACAAGAAAAACTGAGATAAGAAATCGGTACGATATGTTAACCGATAACGATAATAGTTTGTACGAACAGACTGATGAATATCCTTCTTCAAAACAAATCAGTGCTGAAAGAATAACGGGAAACGATTTTATGTCATCCATAGTCGACAGCTTCAAAGTATCTGACAATGATAGAAGCGATGgcgataataaaacaaatgatgacGCGATGTTTAATGACGACagatctaataataaaaaagctgaatcaaaagtaaaaaatagaGCAGATGACGATAGAGAAATATCTTTTACAGATTTACTTCCCGAAACTGGGTTAATCTCAAGGAACCAAGAGAAAGCATTGAGATCGGCTGGTAATGAAAGCCCAACAGAAAATGTAACGGAAGCGGACAATCCTGATAAAACAAATTTGCGAAATGACGACAGATTCAACTTTGGTAACTCAAACCAAAATCAAGGTGCAGTCAACAACTATGAAGATATCAAAAAATTTCTAAATAATGCCCGCGATGCGTCGCTCAAGACACCAGAGTTTGCCGTCCCATTCGCTCTCGACACTAGCAGAGGGTACGTAGAACTTACACATTTAGTGAAGTATCCCAAAGTCATTGTATACCGTCCTCAGTTTATAGTGAAAAACACAATGCCTTATGACGACTTTCTTAAGACAGTAAATAACTTTAACATGACTAATGACGAAGTACGACTTATGAAAATAGTGAGACATTTACCTGACAATACagtaaaagttttgtttgaaacaaCTGACTTTGAGGCGCCTTTAGAGGTCCGTAACTTTAGGGAGACGAGAAGATGGGGTCTTCCATTGTCAACTATTAAAAATCTTTCACAAGGTTCAACTGACACTGGAGGTTTAAGACAGATAAAGGAAAATGACAAATTGAATGACAGTAATGATAATAAAGATTTTGACGACTATGTTGACGATCAGACGAACAGCAAACACGACAAAATCGAAGCAGGCAAGTACTTCTTTAATGACAAAACAATCGGACGACAGCTGACTTTAAAATCTATGATTGATCTACCTTCGGATTCTAACTATCATACTGCCTCAGAATCAAAAGATCGATTGTCAATTCCAAGAACAGGTCTGCTATCGTCCTTCAGACCTGGGACACGGACTTCAGAAATACCTACAGGCTCTGATATAGCTTCAAGTTTTTATAACATAGAATCAGGATCAGACCCAACAAATAAGCTCTTGTCAAAACTGAATTCAATCGACACAGTCCAAGCCAatgcatttataaataatttattatctactttCGCTTCACAACCTGGTCTACACGTAGATTCAAGTCTAAATCCAGAATATATTCCAAGCGATCCCAAATTAGATGCTGAGTTTTACTCTCAATTACTTGACCCAAACACATATTTGAC